One genomic region from Culicoidibacter larvae encodes:
- a CDS encoding cation diffusion facilitator family transporter, giving the protein MKKLSEYALVDIGTYVSIGAYIIAAVMKVSVSFMTGSSALYADGLNSASDVVSTLIILIGLRLSRHPGDDEHRYGHYRIEQIASLIASIVMFYVGFEALINGVRKFFEFSPEAPDMLAATVALISMAIIGVSAVINFALFKRTKVSSVWVIAKHNVSDALTAFGAFVAIAASQFNMAWIDPIASVLIAAIIIKTAFDIFMESGNSLIDGFDVKALAIYREAVQNIDGVIEICDIRGRMLGNVPTIDVTIAVDGNLTVLESHEIADHIEQVLDHDYGVKRTYIHIEPEQLQTKAPPE; this is encoded by the coding sequence ATGAAAAAATTGTCAGAGTATGCTTTGGTGGATATTGGGACTTATGTCAGTATCGGCGCCTATATAATAGCTGCAGTGATGAAAGTTTCAGTTTCATTTATGACAGGCTCAAGTGCGCTATACGCAGATGGTTTAAATAGTGCCAGCGACGTTGTTTCTACCTTGATTATCTTGATCGGATTGCGGCTTTCGCGGCATCCCGGCGATGATGAGCATCGCTATGGTCATTATCGTATTGAGCAAATTGCTTCATTGATTGCGTCGATTGTGATGTTTTATGTCGGTTTTGAAGCCTTAATCAACGGAGTGCGTAAATTTTTTGAGTTCAGTCCGGAAGCCCCGGATATGCTGGCAGCAACGGTTGCTTTGATTTCGATGGCGATTATTGGAGTGTCGGCAGTTATTAATTTTGCCTTGTTTAAGCGTACTAAGGTAAGTTCAGTGTGGGTGATTGCTAAGCATAATGTTTCCGATGCTTTAACCGCATTTGGTGCTTTTGTGGCAATTGCGGCTTCGCAGTTTAATATGGCTTGGATAGACCCGATTGCTTCTGTTTTAATTGCTGCCATTATTATTAAGACTGCGTTTGATATTTTTATGGAGTCTGGCAATAGTCTGATTGATGGCTTTGATGTTAAGGCACTGGCTATTTATCGTGAAGCAGTGCAAAACATTGATGGCGTGATTGAAATTTGTGATATTCGCGGTCGGATGCTCGGTAATGTGCCAACTATAGATGTTACTATTGCTGTTGACGGCAACCTGACAGTGCTGGAATCTCATGAAATCGCTGACCATATTGAGCAAGTGCTGGATCATGATTATGGAGTGAAACGTACATATATTCATATCGAACCAGAGCAGCTGCAGACAAAAGCACCACCCGAATAG
- a CDS encoding DUF2130 domain-containing protein, translating into MKEIKCPKCGEVFTIDESSYADIISQVRTKEFEAEVHEKLEHAKLQYESKIALLEVNTKSELTKSNMEKEIAVKDKEREMRDLIADLNTRLQLFENEQQIAEAKNALEKNAIKEKYESELKQKDETIAFYKDFKAKQSTKMVGESLEQHCEILFNQLRPTAFPNAMFSKDNDASSGSKGDYIYREFDEQGVEIISIMFEMKNEGDETATKKKNEHFFKELDKDRREKQCEYAVLVTLLEADNDLYNGITDVSYEYPKMYVVRPQFFIPIITLLRNAAMNSLQYKQEVALMREQNLDITHFEADLNQFKEGFARNYDLASRKFKTAIDEIDKTISHLQKTKDALLSSENNLRIANNKAEDLTVKKLVRKNPTMKAKFDALD; encoded by the coding sequence ATGAAAGAAATTAAATGTCCAAAATGCGGTGAGGTATTTACGATTGATGAAAGCAGTTATGCCGATATTATAAGTCAGGTTCGCACCAAAGAGTTTGAGGCGGAAGTCCATGAGAAGCTGGAACATGCTAAGTTACAATACGAAAGTAAGATTGCTTTGTTAGAAGTGAATACTAAGAGTGAGCTTACTAAATCAAATATGGAGAAGGAAATTGCGGTTAAGGATAAAGAGCGGGAAATGCGTGATTTGATTGCTGATCTTAATACTAGACTGCAATTATTTGAGAATGAGCAGCAAATTGCTGAGGCAAAGAATGCGTTGGAAAAAAATGCGATTAAGGAAAAGTATGAGTCGGAATTAAAGCAAAAGGATGAGACGATTGCTTTTTATAAAGATTTCAAAGCAAAGCAGTCAACCAAGATGGTTGGTGAGAGTTTAGAGCAGCATTGCGAGATTCTTTTTAATCAGTTGCGACCGACGGCTTTTCCGAATGCGATGTTCAGTAAGGACAACGATGCTTCCAGTGGCAGTAAGGGCGACTATATTTATCGCGAGTTTGATGAGCAAGGTGTGGAGATCATCTCAATTATGTTTGAGATGAAGAATGAGGGTGATGAGACGGCGACGAAAAAGAAGAATGAACATTTCTTCAAGGAACTGGATAAGGATCGCCGCGAGAAGCAGTGCGAGTATGCGGTACTGGTGACTTTGCTTGAGGCCGATAATGACTTATATAATGGCATTACTGATGTTTCTTATGAGTATCCAAAGATGTATGTGGTACGGCCGCAGTTTTTTATTCCAATTATAACCTTGTTGCGGAATGCAGCGATGAACTCGCTGCAGTATAAGCAGGAAGTGGCGCTGATGCGTGAGCAGAATTTGGATATTACGCATTTTGAGGCTGATTTGAATCAGTTCAAAGAAGGTTTTGCCAGAAATTATGATTTGGCCAGCCGCAAGTTTAAAACCGCAATTGATGAGATTGACAAGACCATTAGTCATCTGCAAAAGACAAAAGATGCGTTGCTTTCTTCGGAAAATAATTTACGGATTGCCAATAATAAAGCTGAGGATTTGACGGTTAAGAAGTTAGTGCGGAAGAATCCGACAATGAAGGCAAAGTTTGATGCTTTGGATTGA
- a CDS encoding MalY/PatB family protein: MTNFNDLMERSGNGSMKWDATYIKKRFLIEDKTIYPLFISDMDYNHAEVIQQHFIETVQSGDFGYFTIQDSFYNSIIEWHKKQHDLNIRREWILAAPGTLSGLHFIIGSLLQNKNVLVFTPVYGHFQQAITSFATMHNCPLAYNGNQYTIDFNMLEEQLQHDNIEAILFCNPHNPSGKVWRQTELETLVKLCRKYDILLIADEIHSDVILGKKKFVSLLSFSELYDKIIISTGANKTFNLSGLSTSYILSQNKLLLARVEEQLNKYHIQVNRLGIAFTQIAYEYGAEWVQELIAQLHKNLAIVKTVLAGSGIEIMEPEAGYLVWMRLDKVKDVEQFVRQLAAATGVLVESGERFIADYQSFIRINIATSSTLLQEACTKLKTFYCSY, from the coding sequence ATGACAAACTTTAACGACTTGATGGAGCGTAGCGGAAATGGTTCAATGAAATGGGATGCTACCTATATTAAAAAGCGTTTTTTGATTGAAGATAAAACAATTTATCCGCTTTTTATTTCTGATATGGATTATAACCACGCGGAAGTGATTCAACAACATTTCATCGAAACTGTACAATCTGGAGATTTTGGCTACTTTACAATACAAGATAGTTTCTACAATAGTATTATTGAATGGCATAAAAAACAGCATGATCTTAATATTCGACGCGAGTGGATTCTGGCAGCACCTGGGACATTATCAGGACTGCATTTTATCATTGGTTCATTGCTACAGAATAAAAACGTACTTGTGTTTACACCGGTATATGGTCATTTTCAGCAAGCAATTACATCATTTGCAACTATGCATAACTGCCCATTGGCATATAATGGCAATCAATATACCATTGACTTCAATATGCTTGAAGAACAACTGCAACATGATAATATTGAAGCAATTTTGTTTTGTAATCCTCATAATCCTTCAGGAAAAGTTTGGCGTCAAACTGAACTGGAAACGCTAGTCAAACTCTGTCGCAAATATGATATCTTGTTAATTGCTGATGAAATTCACAGTGATGTTATTTTAGGTAAGAAAAAGTTTGTTTCATTACTCTCGTTCAGCGAGCTATATGATAAGATAATTATCAGTACCGGTGCCAATAAAACATTTAACTTGTCTGGACTTAGTACATCATATATATTGAGTCAGAATAAATTGTTATTAGCAAGAGTTGAAGAACAATTGAACAAGTATCATATTCAAGTCAATCGTCTGGGAATTGCTTTTACACAAATTGCCTATGAGTATGGTGCTGAATGGGTGCAAGAACTCATTGCGCAATTGCATAAAAATTTAGCAATTGTTAAGACGGTTTTAGCTGGTAGTGGCATTGAAATCATGGAACCAGAAGCAGGGTACTTAGTTTGGATGCGACTGGATAAAGTAAAAGATGTTGAACAATTTGTTCGCCAACTTGCAGCAGCAACCGGTGTGTTAGTAGAATCAGGAGAACGATTCATTGCTGATTATCAATCATTTATCCGCATTAACATTGCAACCAGTAGTACTTTACTACAAGAAGCTTGTACAAAGCTGAAAACATTTTATTGTAGCTACTGA
- a CDS encoding MurR/RpiR family transcriptional regulator codes for MSLQKQISLHASTLTHMERKLLTDLLDNREQFDFNTCTIIKIAETFNVSKTSVHRLTQKLGYTNFLYFKNDYFLREQFHEPSIEKNDYVDMLLHTYQAVTEAATEEIIGKMIQCDKITIYGMGMSNFLGKMFQIKLQLLGKTAEQYDDSRFMRLSARALKPESDMLFVLSRSGNPPEVLEAVVEASLRGIDIILITEVPDSPIGNLATQIIYTSHSKDTDADIDTRLNAHIAMDILINKYVQAVTKGT; via the coding sequence ATGAGTTTACAAAAACAAATATCTTTACATGCCAGCACACTTACACATATGGAAAGAAAATTACTGACTGATTTATTGGATAACCGTGAACAGTTTGATTTTAATACTTGTACTATTATTAAGATTGCTGAGACATTTAATGTTTCAAAAACGAGTGTCCATCGGTTAACGCAAAAATTAGGGTATACAAATTTTTTGTATTTTAAAAATGATTATTTCTTACGTGAGCAGTTTCATGAACCTAGTATTGAAAAAAACGATTATGTCGATATGCTTTTACATACTTATCAAGCGGTGACGGAAGCGGCGACCGAAGAAATTATCGGAAAAATGATTCAATGTGATAAAATTACTATTTATGGTATGGGCATGAGTAATTTTTTAGGAAAAATGTTTCAAATAAAACTGCAACTTTTAGGTAAGACCGCAGAACAATATGATGATTCGCGATTTATGCGTTTGTCAGCCAGAGCACTCAAACCGGAAAGTGATATGCTTTTTGTATTATCAAGAAGTGGCAATCCGCCAGAAGTTTTGGAAGCAGTTGTTGAAGCAAGTTTACGCGGCATTGATATCATTTTAATAACTGAAGTGCCGGATTCTCCGATTGGAAATCTGGCTACTCAAATTATTTATACATCACATAGTAAAGACACCGATGCTGATATTGATACGCGATTAAATGCTCATATTGCTATGGATATTTTGATTAATAAGTATGTGCAGGCGGTGACGAAAGGAACTTAA
- a CDS encoding lysylphosphatidylglycerol synthase transmembrane domain-containing protein, with protein sequence MKLLKSGKFWNIVVIIIIASIVMWLSLKDDTAEKLAALASANIWWVLVAVGVILFWWISEAWILQLIAKSEGHKYRFVDALPAAIIGQFYSAATPSASGGQFFQVYFMDRQGFKITTSVLILTVNFIIYVGSLLVMSVIAAIASFSYFDSFMPALPLWLAIGFAANAVVYLLILNAASSKKFHRTLIAFVARILKLFRRDQQKIYHTTMKLEKNITEFRASLNTIKQNKKAYFEFFLVNCLRLVGFHTLPFFVMLALGVPIVNVPLTLMYCMCGSILIGLITSFIPIPGASGGAEAFFGLFFMNLFPVDLLGPGLILWRSIQLYFPLIVGGIITVWYTAYIKKKPLITEEE encoded by the coding sequence ATGAAACTATTAAAAAGCGGAAAATTCTGGAATATCGTTGTCATCATTATTATCGCCTCAATTGTAATGTGGCTCTCACTTAAAGATGATACTGCCGAAAAACTGGCCGCCCTTGCCTCTGCCAATATTTGGTGGGTGCTGGTCGCTGTTGGCGTTATCCTGTTTTGGTGGATTAGCGAAGCCTGGATTTTGCAATTGATTGCAAAATCAGAAGGACATAAATATCGTTTTGTTGATGCCTTGCCGGCGGCAATTATTGGCCAGTTTTACAGCGCGGCAACGCCAAGTGCCAGCGGCGGCCAATTCTTTCAAGTTTATTTTATGGACCGCCAAGGCTTTAAAATTACTACCTCAGTCTTAATTCTAACCGTCAACTTTATTATCTATGTCGGCTCATTGTTGGTTATGTCAGTTATCGCTGCAATTGCCTCATTCTCATATTTTGACAGCTTTATGCCAGCGTTACCGCTCTGGCTTGCAATTGGCTTTGCAGCCAATGCTGTTGTTTATCTATTAATATTAAACGCAGCTTCTTCAAAAAAATTTCATCGCACCCTAATTGCTTTTGTTGCCCGCATACTTAAATTATTTCGTCGTGATCAACAAAAAATTTATCATACAACGATGAAGCTCGAAAAAAATATCACTGAATTTCGCGCCAGCCTTAATACTATTAAACAAAATAAAAAAGCCTACTTTGAATTTTTTCTGGTCAACTGCTTACGTTTGGTCGGCTTCCATACCCTGCCATTCTTTGTTATGCTAGCTCTCGGTGTACCAATTGTCAATGTACCGCTCACACTCATGTACTGTATGTGCGGCAGTATCCTCATTGGACTCATTACTTCATTTATTCCGATTCCCGGTGCCAGTGGTGGTGCTGAAGCATTCTTTGGACTTTTCTTTATGAATTTGTTCCCGGTTGACTTGCTTGGTCCCGGTCTGATTTTATGGCGCAGCATCCAATTATATTTCCCGCTTATTGTCGGCGGCATTATTACTGTTTGGTATACTGCATATATTAAAAAGAAACCTCTTATTACTGAAGAAGAGTAA